The sequence CGAAACCAGATAAACCTATCATAACTCGACACTCGAATGGTTGGTCTCTCATGACGCAACTAGATTGCGTTTTACACAAGGAGAAGAAGTGTTGTGATGTGGCTCAAGTGGAAACCATGTTTAAGAATCCTTGCACAGACATACTGCTGTACATCATCACGCGGCATATTTACCAGACTAGAGGCGTTGCTCTAAGAACCAGTAGGTCAGTTTATGCATTTCTATTTAGAGTTTGTATCCTCCTTGTATTCAATAAAACCGTATCTTGTTTATTATGAACACTTACCAAGCTATGTAGGAAACAGCTACTAGAAAGTCTTTACTGTTCCACTGGAAACCAGAGAAATGTGCCTTGTCAGAAAATGTATCTCTTAGCTGGGCTCATTCACTGTCAGAAAATGTATCAGTTTGAAGTAGGTTGATGTTTCAGGctcaattttaaattttataGGCAGAAGAATAATAGAAACGAACATAAACGAAGCCTGTAAAGGTTAACCATTAAATAACATGGGTAAACAAGAAAAGACTTctgttacatttttttttctttttgttcttcctGTTTTCTTTCTAAATGCTTCTCGGTTTGAGATGCAGAGTTAGAGAAAGTAATGAATCTTAACAAATCcctaaaaaaaatccaaaaaggaaaaagaaaaaaatgatagaAAAATAATGGGTGAGGAACCCCGGATCATCACATAATATTGTTGTTATCCTGATCAAATCCTCCCGCCTTATGTTATTTGCTTCCACATATGCTGTCTCTCTAAATTTTCACCTGCATCCTGCAGGTACTCTACCTATTCCACAGCCAAACAAACTATTGTACATATCAGTGTATTGTTAAAAAATATCATACAACTGATCACTTGAATTTGAAGGTTCTTCGGACGAAGCGTTTAGAGCTTTGTGATTTTTGACAACGACAAGCTATTTATTTTTGTCCAAGAGATAAAGAACAATGGTCAAGATCCAAGACAATTTTGGGACCCAAAAGTGTGGCTAGGATGCGGGACATTGCTTTCTGTTTCTGGGAAGCTTTAAGTGTAAAATGTGGTCATCATGAATAATACAGGAGACACTGCCAGCTATAACAGATAGCTTTGTTTTTATGTTTGCGGAGAATTTTGATATAATAAGATGTAGTATTATTACCTGAACTAGGAGCCATGGAAGGAGGCTTAGAGATGATAGTTGGGATTGAAGCTGCTGTCGCGGAAGGATACATGTGAGCAGCAGGAACTCCCATTTGTGTTTGGTGGTGGTACTGATAGTATGGGTAAACAGGCATCATTGTGTTTGCACTCACTATACCATGTCCTCCTGGATACACCTGAGAGAAATGCCCATTCACGTAGGACCCTGCTTTCTGTTTTTAATGACCAACCACAGTATCATCACTATCAACCGTCTAAAACATAACTGGACCCACAATTTAGGCCatcagataaaaaaaaaaaagtcttaccGGGTTGTAATCGGCAGCGATGTAAGCTGGAGAGTACCTGAAAGATATATCCAAATTGCATCCAAACCGTTAAAAGTGAAGATTAACAATATGTAGGAGCTTTGAAGATAGACATATCAGACCGGAACTGGTTAAAAGAACCAGTCTTGAGAAACTCACGCATAAGGATGATAAGGAACAGCGTGTTGGTGATGATAAGGTGTAGCCGGAGTACCGGTTGGGTAATACCACTGTATCCGATTCGCTGGTGCTGCTGACGTGGATCTCGGTCCAGCGTTAGATCCTAAGTGACGACAAAATCAGATCCAATTGTGCGATTACGTAatgttagaagaagaagaagaagaagaagacaactaCGGCAGATCATGTTCATACCTTGTGGCGATATAACCGGAGGAGGAGTAGCTGGAGTTGAGCGAGGTCGTCGTGCACCGAGTGAAGCCAGATTACAATTTGCTCGACGTCCGTTGATGACCGGTGTGGCATCTGCACAAGCATTCTTAGCTGATTCTGGCTCCTTAAAGGTGACCTGCACAAAATAACACAGTATACGCACCACAATTAAGAAGAATACATATATATGGAGATAGTGTTACggccaaaaaaagaaaataaattataaCTGTAATGTAGTGTCATGATAATGCAGGTAAATTAAGAAACTTACGAAGCCGTAACCCTTGGATCGACCAGTAATTTTATCAGAAATGATAACAGCTTCTAAGATATCACCATATTTCTCAAAATGTTCTCTCACAGCTTCTTTCTGTGTTTCCCATGCTAATCCACCAACAAATACTTTTGTTAATGTTGTATCTCCAAACTGTCCAACGATGTTGTTGATGATAGGACTCATTGTCATCTCTTACTTAGCAATAATCAAACACGAATATCTCACTCTATATATGTATATGATGATATCTTACAGGAAAACTACCCTTGCTAGCTAGTTAACTACACATGTATCTTGTAAAATTGAGATATATGGAATAGTGGAGAGAACTTGGTTAACTGAATTACCAGAACAGATCATCAGATGATGATATGTGTTGTATGTAGAAGGGGGTGGGAAAGATTAGAGAGAAAAAGTTTTATAAGGTGAGAATGTGAGAGGAGAGATTGCAACATGTtggaaaaagaaaacataaatttataaaggcaaaagaagaagaacagaagagAGACAGACAGGCGCTGAGGAAGACAGGTAGAcataaactctctctctctctcgtctTGACCTCATGAACGTGGTCTGGGGTCATATGTATTTCTTCCTTTTTACACGCTTTTATATGATATATATAGCCATGTTAATTATTTGATTAGCAAAACTAtacataaaaacagaaggtgacaAAAACTTTACTCAAATATTGGGATTCATTAGAACTCATTTTAAATTAAATTGATATAAAAACTTCAAATTTTAAAATTTAATttaaaaatcccaaattttaaaaTTGGTTTCATTAAATTTTACGATAAAACTAAAAATTggtatcaaaattttgtttttattgaaagtttttgtgttacttttgttttggcaGACTTTTTATGAATGGATAATGTCACTTTCGGGATTATAACTCTGGGACCGGTTGATTAACTATGTAATTGAAAAGGAATAAAACAATCTGCTTCAAGATTGTCCAAATCTTGTTAGGAATGGTCCTACTCATTTGACGATCTAGATTACAAGTTGGCAGCGTCATCATGATCATAAGTATCTTGTTTTAGTGGGACAGCAGTAATTAGGGAGTCATGCAAAAATCTTACTATATATTTAAACAAAAATTGGTTAGGTTTTTAATTGGCCACTTAAGAATATTACCAACACAATCCTCAACTCCGACATAAAAATTTGTTATTGTTAGAAGAAAATTTATTATTGGATAAAAAATATTACATTAATTATTTGGATTGGTTGTTGTGCTGGCCTACCAACGAGCTTATGAATTACCTAGTCAAAAGAGCCGAAAGGGATGGGGCTGAGATTGTATCACAAGGAGAGCAAACTAACTCTATTTTCCATGTGAATATCTGCAATATTACACTATTAtaggctcgaacctgggacctcctggaatgcATGAAGTTTTATAGAACAGGGATGACCGGTTTTCCTAAACATAATTGAGTTCTTGTTCTTGATTCTTAATTATCGTCAAGTGATAATCCATTTGTATATCGAAATAAACAGTTGGGATCATAAAAGGAACAAAAGAAACTCCATACCGTTAGATTGGAGtttactttcttttctttttttttcttttttttttaagcatgagATTGTAGTTTACTATAATAACGATATAATTACCAGATTTCGCAGAAAACGAAGTGGTTGTTCTCTTTGAtcgttattaatttatctttacTTTGAAGGATTAGGATTTGGACCTAAACGGTCAAAGTGGAGTTTGACCACATTGTACTCGGTGCGAAACCCTACTTTGCAACTCCATTCGGGGTACCACGTGGCCCCTACATTTCTACATTTGGTAAACTAGTATATTCTTCTGATTACTGTGTGGGTCACCATATTAACCACTAAATCTCATATCATCACTCGATTCTAAAGAGCATATGTAATTTGACGGTCAGAAAAAATTGTGCACAGAGAACATGGTCAGCGAGGTAATTCAGGTACATGAGAATCATCCAGTGATCCGATGGTTTCGTGCTCCTCTTACTGCATAGGTAAAGGTTTGAACCcgtaaaaccaaaaaaattctAATTCAAAGGAGTTCAGATATGAGAGTTATGCTGCGACGAGGTCATTTGACAGTATCTGTTAGGGTACACTTTCTATCCTTTAGATATTATATACATGTACTAGAAATAATCTGTGCCGTAACGACACTGACATGATTTGATATTAgtattgttgattttttttttcttcccaatCACTCAAACTCAAAAACAATTTATTCGTATCAACCAAATTTCTTTATACACTGAAAATCATCCCATATACATCAATAATAAATCAACTGCCAAATCCCTTAGCTAATATGATTCTCTTCTCATCACATTCACCTGTAAACAAATATAACTTATAAGGCATTTTTATTATCGGGTTTATTATGATCCTAAAGGATCTTATTATCATTTTTGTAACTGAAATAGATATGACACAcgtattttttatttggtttttcaTTCAATATCCCTTTTAGTATCTTGAGTTATGAGACGATCAACTAATTAGTAAATTAAAGTTACAATGAAAGAGGTTACAAACACACTAATTATTAAATTCATAATGAACGAGGTTACAAACACAACGACCGTCAGATGTCTACTGctaggatgagactgggatggttggATCATCCGTCTGTCTCTCAAATGTTATCTAGTCGTCGGTGTTTAAAAAtcccttctgttttgtattatagattcaGAGATaagatttacaaaataaaaatgggcacctaactcagctggtcatccccgtttcccaaagaTTCATGcactccaggaggtcccaggttcgaacccccaatggcgtaatattgcaaaaattaacatggaaggtagagttagcttgcccccctcgtgacacaatctcagcccccatccgcttcggctccctaactaggttacccatgaggctcgcaggtaggctagcacgacaacctgttcaatcaatgtagtagtacgttgttggagcttagcttgttaggcttccaactagttaatgtaatactaattattttccttttttattttatttttttgtatccaATATTTAATTTCATTTGTTTCTTAGTCCTTGTAGTAAAACAAATCTGATGTACGTTAGTATAATCTTATTTCGTTATCTTTTCGACATCGACTGTAGCCTTTTTTATCGGTACGTTAAAGAAGACAGCAATAGCTTCATCTCGCAAATTCATTCCCAAGACACTAACTTTTCTTATTATGATCATCTTCGTACATGAAAGTTCTAATTCATTGTTAAATATAAGTAATCACAGAGAGCTactggaggaaaggaaggaatcTGAAGACGAAATTGGAGCGACCCAAGTAATTCaaaaatcaatgcaattgtattaggaaataatataggaaagACTATATTTAGGagagttgtgagagttatattaggaaagtgttctatgtttagagtttgatcttagttaggaaagtatcttgagtggtcgtcaagtttgtgaacaatataaataggctattaagccatgagaattaatataccaagaattattatcaatgtagacgttcaatgcttccgcgtttatgctctcctctctcttgctcgatccttaacatggtatcagagcgaggtgagaggaagagagaggagaaggagaaggagaaagagttaAAGAGAATTGATGGTACGTAGTTTTTGTTTCAAGTTAtgatgtttttagggtttttagattaaaaaaaaaaaaaaaaaggaagaagttgCTGATGTTCGTAGTTGAGTTTTTCCTGGACGACAAGGTTGCAAAAGAAGACTTGTTAAAGTCGTGTTAGTGTGCGTAATTGAGCCGAAGAGATGCATCTCAGATGGTGAAACAGGGACTGAAACTAGCTTGATGCCATTGAATTCCTTTGATGGAAGGTGGTGATTGTTGTTGATATAACAAAAAACTGAGATGAGTTAGTTGTGTCGTGAGGGTTAGGGTTATCCCATGAACCATAAGACAAGAAGCAAGTCATGGAATCTGTTGTCGTTAATTGGAGTCTTCTTCCGTTGACGTGCTTAACTGATGCTGTGTGTTGCAGTCAATAAAGGTGACGAAATCGATCCTgctgttagggtttaggtaatgAGTTaacgaaaaaaaataataaattgaaTAAGAGAGactcttcgtcttcagttcatacaACATGGGAGTACTTGATTGCTGGCTGGAGTTGTGAGCAGTGATGAGAACTCGAGAA comes from Papaver somniferum cultivar HN1 chromosome 7, ASM357369v1, whole genome shotgun sequence and encodes:
- the LOC113298562 gene encoding probable RNA-binding protein ARP1 isoform X1, yielding MTMSPIINNIVGQFGDTTLTKVFVGGLAWETQKEAVREHFEKYGDILEAVIISDKITGRSKGYGFVTFKEPESAKNACADATPVINGRRANCNLASLGARRPRSTPATPPPVISPQGSNAGPRSTSAAPANRIQWYYPTGTPATPYHHQHAVPYHPYAYSPAYIAADYNPKAGSYVNGHFSQVYPGGHGIVSANTMMPVYPYYQYHHQTQMGVPAAHMYPSATAASIPTIISKPPSMAPSSGRVPAGCR
- the LOC113298562 gene encoding probable RNA-binding protein ARP1 isoform X2, encoding MTMSPIINNIVGQFGDTTLTKVFVGGLAWETQKEAVREHFEKYGDILEAVIISDKITGRSKGYGFVTFKEPESAKNACADATPVINGRRANCNLASLGARRPRSTPATPPPVISPQGSNAGPRSTSAAPANRIQWYYPTGTPATPYHHQHAVPYHPYAYSPAYIAADYNPKAGSYVNGHFSQVYPGGHGIVSANTMMPVYPYYQYHHQTQMGVPAAHMYPSATAASIPTIISKPPSMAPSSVCLAVE